A single genomic interval of Notolabrus celidotus isolate fNotCel1 chromosome 13, fNotCel1.pri, whole genome shotgun sequence harbors:
- the tmem244 gene encoding transmembrane protein 244: MLLDYCCRCCGFTLIKRHGPFSLKATPSDTWVVLQNLLMCMVCFYSLYYIVVSLCVGLLRVHEINSLLTPFDYTAQPSWQNPKYLVGVISTEVTYCLGGLVFAWIVEEWVWDYAITVTLLHVGMTVAVMSDFPSAEQWWIALASGLVMMIFGGQLLAYKLFRSNFVYPTELQNF, translated from the exons ATGTTGTTGGACTACTGCTGTCGTTGTTGTGGATTCACACTCATAAAGCGCCATGGACCCTTCTCCCTCAAGGCTACACCCAGTGACACCTGG gTTGTCCTGCAGAATCTGTTGATGTGCATGGTGTGCTTCTACTCTCTCTACTACATCGTGGTCAGTCTTTGCGTCGGACTGCTCAG GGTTCATGAGATCAACAGCTTGTTGACTCCTTTTGACTACACAGCACAACCGTCATGGCAGAACCCCAAATACCTGG TTGGTGTGATCTCCACAGAAGTCACCTACTGTTTGGGAGGCCTGGTGTTCGCCTGGATCGTGGAGGAGTGGGTTTGGGATTACGCTATCACTGTCACACTGCTGCATGTTGGCATGACTGTAGCTG TGATGTCAGATTTCCCTTCAGCTGAACAATGGTGGATAGCTCTGG CTTCAGGCCTGGTCATGATGATATTCGGCGGACAACTTCTGGCCTACAAACTCTTCAGAAGCAACTTTGTCTATCCTACTGAACTACAAAACTTCTAA
- the fkbp6 gene encoding inactive peptidyl-prolyl cis-trans isomerase FKBP6: MSGNGLVSSIRRLLNADERPSAPGPFDRLGTQMDDVLGDGGILKEVVKPGEGLPVPQNASVLIHYSGFLEYSDHPFETTTHHKYPQMMKLGRDVTLAGLELGLLTMQKGEFSRFLFQPQYAYGDMGCPPFIPTAATVLYEVHVLDFLDSGQVDDFIGMSPEEQNTVPLSTLLEVVNTVRSFGNRCFKQHRYDNAKDRYKQGLTLLGNRKAQEDAEIEKIKKALLPLYLNLSLTELRLESPQKALKYSNKALEIDSNNTKALFRSGQAYLELHEYKSAQDCLITAQAKRPFDSDINNLLRRVVMCYKDSLDKQKDLYTKMFEHLRSK; the protein is encoded by the exons ATGTCCGGGAACGGATTAGTATCCAGTATCCGGCGGCTCCTAAACGCAGACGAGCGGCCGAGTGCCCCG GGTCCATTTGATCGGCTTGGCacacagatggatgatgtcttGGGAGATGGTGGGATCCTGAAAGAAGTGGTCAAGCCTGGAGAGGGCCTACCTGTCCCTCAAAATGCATCAGTATTGA tccattACTCTGGTTTCCTGGAGTACTCGGACCATCCTTTTGAAACTACCACACACCACAAGTACCCTCAGATGATGAAGTTAGGGAGAG ATGTGACGCTGGCCGGACTGGAGCTGGGTCTGTTGACCATGCAGAAAGGGGAGTTCTCTCGTTTCCTCTTCCAACCACAGTACGCATACGGGGACATGGGTTGTCCCCCTTTCATCCCCACCGCTGCCACAGTTCTGTATGAGGTGCATGTCCTCGATTTCCTTGACTCGGGACAAGTGGACGACTTCATTGGGATGAGTCCA GAGGAGCAGAACACAGTGCCTCTGTCCACTCTTCTTGAAGTTGTCAACACAGTGCGCAGCTTTGGCAACCGCTGCTTCAAGCAGCACCGCTATGACAACGCCAAAGATCGCTATAAACAG GGGCTGACGCTGCTGGGGAACAGGAAAGCACAGGAAGATGCAGAGatagagaagatcaagaaagcGCTACTACCTCTGTATCTGAACCTTTCTCTCACTGAGCTCCGCTTGGAGAGCCCGCAGAAAGCCCTGAAATACAGCAACAAAGCCTTAGAGATCGACTCCAACAACACAAAGGCTCTTTTCCGCAGCGGACAG GCGTATCTGGAGCTGCATGAGTACAAGAGCGCGCAGGATTGCCTCATAACTGCCCAAGCAAAGAGACCCTTTGACAGTGATATCAACAACCTGCTGAGAAGGGTGGTAAT GTGCTATAAAGACAGCTTGGACAAACAAAAGGACTTGTACACCAAGATGTTCGAACACTTGAGGAGCAAGTGA